In the Caenorhabditis elegans chromosome X genome, one interval contains:
- the C12D12.1 gene encoding IgGFc_binding domain-containing protein (Confirmed by transcript evidence), which yields MCSHWLVALLLAFCSTASAVDSEGTDFVFAFVRNANPNITNQILSATVLNQNAQDCKFTLTYRPDYRKATSPENITVTVSANSAVEVPVLSWYGWNYANENLQDDVFLTLTGFSTCPVTVLANNYDNVTGQGDTYMVLPLTWGSTSLTFSLPPAVLSTDQQYEQIYVLPTTPGVTKVSVFEIGNAASVYTFNATFGNAPAAYIGARTPDARPRTYHVMSDKNVLVVAGVTCAGADANSCDHVAYMPHPPPSSDCYTYDYYDDDHVSYLPTTSQFFTDIPGTCSVGQNITRTLNDGVSYTITIKPQMESPLWSIKTTNANQLAVAFHNGGSNIHIARYYDGTKFNSRGAFAATSPSMTQFHNLNTPFFTRNANDTIEIYCTVLSCSSITIDGVKIQITDTKVVQKVDDISYYIFVNTIANPGYHQISLKQQGSYAFFVYGKNKLYSYGYEGGANKPTVVLAPPTTPGPTFYPVTTVSTMSPPTTVTVPTTPTPVPTTTNTPPANPTTATPTTVGTIGTSPTAPANLTTPTTAPVNPTSSTTAPTAPVNPTSPTTAPTVPPVTTTTPTTTTSTTTTTTTTTTTTQTTPTTPVVTTPSTITPTTRPVTQPASQPATQPATTPTTTIPTTTQFSSAVSVALPVVLTMFFALF from the exons ATGTGTTCACACTGGCTGGTAG CCCTACTACTGGCGTTCTGCTCCACAGCCAGCGCCGTCGATAGTGAAGGAACCGACTTCGTGTTTGCATTTGTGAGAAATGCAAATCCAAATATCACAAATCAAATTCTTTCAGCAACAG TTCTGAATCAGAATGCACAAGACTGCAAATTCACACTGACCTACAGGCCCGATTATCGCAAAGCCACCTCACCAGAGAATATCACCGTAACCGTTTCTGCAAACTCTGCAGTTGAG gtGCCCGTGCTCTCATGGTACGGATGGAACTATGCCAACGAAAACTTGCAGGATGATGTCTTTTTGACGCTCACTGGGTTTTCAACCTGCCCAGTAACAGTGTTGGCTAATAACTACGATAATGTTACTGGTCAAGGAGACACTTACATGG ttcttccACTCACTTGGGGTTCTACAAGTTTGACGTTCTCGCTGCCACCAGCAGTTCTTTCTACCGATCAACAATACGAGCAAATTTATGTGTTGCCAACAACCCCG GGTGTTACAAAAGTTTCCGTTTTCGAAATTGGAAATGCTGCATCCGTCTACACGTTCAATGCGACTTTTGGAAATGCACCGGCTGCGTACATCGGAGCACGCACCCCCGATGCTCGCCCCAGAACATATCATGTCATGTCTGATAAAAATGTTCTT GTAGTTGCCGGTGTCACATGTGCTGGAGCCGATGCGAATTCATGTGATCATGTGGCTTATATGCCTCATCCCCCACCAAGCAGTG ATTGCTACACATATGATTACTACGACGATGATCATGTCAGTTATCTTCCAACTACCAGCCAATTCTTCACAGATATTCCAGGAACATGCTCCGTTGGACAAAAC atcacACGAACATTGAATGATGGAGTTTCTTACACGATCACCATCAAACCTCAAATGGAATCACCATTATGGTCGATCAAAACAACTAATGCCAATCAATTGGCAGTTGCTTTCCACAATGG AGGATCAAATATTCACATTGCTCGTTACTACGACGGAACAAAGTTCAACTCTCGTGGAGCATTCGCAGCAACGTCGCCATCGATGACTCAATTCCACAATTTGAACACACCATTTTTCACCAGAAACGCCAATGACactattgaaatttattgcaCTGTTCTATCATGTTCATCCATTACAATTGACGgagtgaaaattcaaatcacGGATACCAAAGTTGTTCAAAAGGTCGATGATATTTCATACTACATCTTTGTGAATACAATCGCCAATCCAGGATATCATCAAATCAGCTTGAAGCAACAAGGATCGTACGCATTCTTTGTCTACGGAAAGAATAAATTGTACTCATATGGATACGAAGGAGGAGCAAACA agCCAACCGTTGTCCTGGCCCCTCCGACAACTCCTGGACCAACATTTTATCCTGTCACTACTGTTTCCACAATGTCGCCTCCAACCACCGTTACAGTGCCG actaCACCTACTCCAGTTCCAACTACTACAAACACACCACCTGCAAATCCTACCACCGCCACCCCAACAACTGTTGGCACAA tcgGAACTTCACCAACGGCTCCTGCAAATCTAACAACTCCAACGACTGCGCCAGTGAACCCAACTAGTTCAACAACTGCACCAACTGCTCCAGTGAACCCAACAAGCCCAACAACCGCACCTACAGTGCCTCCAGTCACAACAACTACGCCAACAACTACTACTAGCACCACGACCACGACGACAACTACAACCACGACGACTCAAACCACCCCGACAACTCCGGTGGTCACTACACCGTCCACAATAACACCAACAACTCGGCCTGTAACTCAACCTGCATCTCAACCAGCTACTCAACCTGCTACCACGCCGACAACAACCATCCCAACAACCACTCAATTCTCTTCCGCGGTTTCTGTGGCTCTTCCTGTTGTGCTTACCATGTTCTTTGCCCTCTTCTAA
- the C12D12.1 gene encoding IgGFc_binding domain-containing protein (Confirmed by transcript evidence), with translation MDHTVLIALLLAFCSTASAVDSEGTDFVFAFVRNANPNITNQILSATVLNQNAQDCKFTLTYRPDYRKATSPENITVTVSANSAVEVPVLSWYGWNYANENLQDDVFLTLTGFSTCPVTVLANNYDNVTGQGDTYMVLPLTWGSTSLTFSLPPAVLSTDQQYEQIYVLPTTPGVTKVSVFEIGNAASVYTFNATFGNAPAAYIGARTPDARPRTYHVMSDKNVLVVAGVTCAGADANSCDHVAYMPHPPPSSDCYTYDYYDDDHVSYLPTTSQFFTDIPGTCSVGQNITRTLNDGVSYTITIKPQMESPLWSIKTTNANQLAVAFHNGGSNIHIARYYDGTKFNSRGAFAATSPSMTQFHNLNTPFFTRNANDTIEIYCTVLSCSSITIDGVKIQITDTKVVQKVDDISYYIFVNTIANPGYHQISLKQQGSYAFFVYGKNKLYSYGYEGGANKPTVVLAPPTTPGPTFYPVTTVSTMSPPTTVTVPTTPTPVPTTTNTPPANPTTATPTTVGTMTPSTGTTTVPVPTTTGSPTTQTTAPVTKPTVPSSTTQTAPPVTTPTSQPPVTTTSLLTTLTTPTVPVTTTVVPSSATVPTTPPTTVTVAATTTSKAPVVTTSPTLAPTSPTKLPTSPPSTVGTSPTAPANLTTPTTAPVNPTSSTTAPTAPVNPTSPTTAPTVPPVTTTTPTTTTSTTTTTTTTTTTTQTTPTTPVVTTPSTITPTTRPVTQPASQPATQPATTPTTTIPTTTQFSSAVSVALPVVLTMFFALF, from the exons ATGGATCACACCGTTCTTATAGCCCTACTACTGGCGTTCTGCTCCACAGCCAGCGCCGTCGATAGTGAAGGAACCGACTTCGTGTTTGCATTTGTGAGAAATGCAAATCCAAATATCACAAATCAAATTCTTTCAGCAACAG TTCTGAATCAGAATGCACAAGACTGCAAATTCACACTGACCTACAGGCCCGATTATCGCAAAGCCACCTCACCAGAGAATATCACCGTAACCGTTTCTGCAAACTCTGCAGTTGAG gtGCCCGTGCTCTCATGGTACGGATGGAACTATGCCAACGAAAACTTGCAGGATGATGTCTTTTTGACGCTCACTGGGTTTTCAACCTGCCCAGTAACAGTGTTGGCTAATAACTACGATAATGTTACTGGTCAAGGAGACACTTACATGG ttcttccACTCACTTGGGGTTCTACAAGTTTGACGTTCTCGCTGCCACCAGCAGTTCTTTCTACCGATCAACAATACGAGCAAATTTATGTGTTGCCAACAACCCCG GGTGTTACAAAAGTTTCCGTTTTCGAAATTGGAAATGCTGCATCCGTCTACACGTTCAATGCGACTTTTGGAAATGCACCGGCTGCGTACATCGGAGCACGCACCCCCGATGCTCGCCCCAGAACATATCATGTCATGTCTGATAAAAATGTTCTT GTAGTTGCCGGTGTCACATGTGCTGGAGCCGATGCGAATTCATGTGATCATGTGGCTTATATGCCTCATCCCCCACCAAGCAGTG ATTGCTACACATATGATTACTACGACGATGATCATGTCAGTTATCTTCCAACTACCAGCCAATTCTTCACAGATATTCCAGGAACATGCTCCGTTGGACAAAAC atcacACGAACATTGAATGATGGAGTTTCTTACACGATCACCATCAAACCTCAAATGGAATCACCATTATGGTCGATCAAAACAACTAATGCCAATCAATTGGCAGTTGCTTTCCACAATGG AGGATCAAATATTCACATTGCTCGTTACTACGACGGAACAAAGTTCAACTCTCGTGGAGCATTCGCAGCAACGTCGCCATCGATGACTCAATTCCACAATTTGAACACACCATTTTTCACCAGAAACGCCAATGACactattgaaatttattgcaCTGTTCTATCATGTTCATCCATTACAATTGACGgagtgaaaattcaaatcacGGATACCAAAGTTGTTCAAAAGGTCGATGATATTTCATACTACATCTTTGTGAATACAATCGCCAATCCAGGATATCATCAAATCAGCTTGAAGCAACAAGGATCGTACGCATTCTTTGTCTACGGAAAGAATAAATTGTACTCATATGGATACGAAGGAGGAGCAAACA agCCAACCGTTGTCCTGGCCCCTCCGACAACTCCTGGACCAACATTTTATCCTGTCACTACTGTTTCCACAATGTCGCCTCCAACCACCGTTACAGTGCCG actaCACCTACTCCAGTTCCAACTACTACAAACACACCACCTGCAAATCCTACCACCGCCACCCCAACAACTGTTGGCACAA TGACTCCCTCGACTGGAACGACGACGGTACCAGTTCCAACAACCACCGGCTCACCCACTACTCAAACGACTGCTCCAGTAACAAAGCCGACCGTTCCGTCTTCTACTACTCAAACTGCACCTCCAGTGACAACACCTACTTCTCAGCCACCAGTTACAACGACTTCTCTTTTAACAACACTCACAACTCCAACAGTCCCCGTTACAACAACTGTAGTCCCAAGTAGCGCAACAGTACCTACCACGCCTCCAACTACTGTAACTGTAGCAGCTACAACTACCTCTAAGGCCCCCGTAGTAACAACTAGTCCTACCTTAGCCCCAACTTCGCCGACTAAATTGCCTACATCACCACCAAGTACCG tcgGAACTTCACCAACGGCTCCTGCAAATCTAACAACTCCAACGACTGCGCCAGTGAACCCAACTAGTTCAACAACTGCACCAACTGCTCCAGTGAACCCAACAAGCCCAACAACCGCACCTACAGTGCCTCCAGTCACAACAACTACGCCAACAACTACTACTAGCACCACGACCACGACGACAACTACAACCACGACGACTCAAACCACCCCGACAACTCCGGTGGTCACTACACCGTCCACAATAACACCAACAACTCGGCCTGTAACTCAACCTGCATCTCAACCAGCTACTCAACCTGCTACCACGCCGACAACAACCATCCCAACAACCACTCAATTCTCTTCCGCGGTTTCTGTGGCTCTTCCTGTTGTGCTTACCATGTTCTTTGCCCTCTTCTAA
- the C12D12.1 gene encoding IgGFc_binding domain-containing protein (Confirmed by transcript evidence): MDHTVLIALLLAFCSTASAVDSEGTDFVFAFVRNANPNITNQILSATVLNQNAQDCKFTLTYRPDYRKATSPENITVTVSANSAVEVPVLSWYGWNYANENLQDDVFLTLTGFSTCPVTVLANNYDNVTGQGDTYMVLPLTWGSTSLTFSLPPAVLSTDQQYEQIYVLPTTPGVTKVSVFEIGNAASVYTFNATFGNAPAAYIGARTPDARPRTYHVMSDKNVLVVAGVTCAGADANSCDHVAYMPHPPPSSDCYTYDYYDDDHVSYLPTTSQFFTDIPGTCSVGQNITRTLNDGVSYTITIKPQMESPLWSIKTTNANQLAVAFHNGGSNIHIARYYDGTKFNSRGAFAATSPSMTQFHNLNTPFFTRNANDTIEIYCTVLSCSSITIDGVKIQITDTKVVQKVDDISYYIFVNTIANPGYHQISLKQQGSYAFFVYGKNKLYSYGYEGGANKPTVVLAPPTTPGPTFYPVTTVSTMSPPTTVTVPTTPTPVPTTTNTPPANPTTATPTTVGTSKQTNTISPHLSTITGSIVTSTPTMAPQTSASPTTTPTHTTASQPTTTKPVVTTNSVTPSTGTTTVPVPTTTGSPTTQTTAPVTKPTVPSSTTQTAPPVTTPTSQPPVTTTSLLTTLTTPTVPVTTTVVPSSATVPTTPPTTVTVAATTTSKAPVVTTSPTLAPTSPTKLPTSPPSTVGTSPTAPANLTTPTTAPVNPTSSTTAPTAPVNPTSPTTAPTVPPVTTTTPTTTTSTTTTTTTTTTTTQTTPTTPVVTTPSTITPTTRPVTQPASQPATQPATTPTTTIPTTTQFSSAVSVALPVVLTMFFALF; encoded by the exons ATGGATCACACCGTTCTTATAGCCCTACTACTGGCGTTCTGCTCCACAGCCAGCGCCGTCGATAGTGAAGGAACCGACTTCGTGTTTGCATTTGTGAGAAATGCAAATCCAAATATCACAAATCAAATTCTTTCAGCAACAG TTCTGAATCAGAATGCACAAGACTGCAAATTCACACTGACCTACAGGCCCGATTATCGCAAAGCCACCTCACCAGAGAATATCACCGTAACCGTTTCTGCAAACTCTGCAGTTGAG gtGCCCGTGCTCTCATGGTACGGATGGAACTATGCCAACGAAAACTTGCAGGATGATGTCTTTTTGACGCTCACTGGGTTTTCAACCTGCCCAGTAACAGTGTTGGCTAATAACTACGATAATGTTACTGGTCAAGGAGACACTTACATGG ttcttccACTCACTTGGGGTTCTACAAGTTTGACGTTCTCGCTGCCACCAGCAGTTCTTTCTACCGATCAACAATACGAGCAAATTTATGTGTTGCCAACAACCCCG GGTGTTACAAAAGTTTCCGTTTTCGAAATTGGAAATGCTGCATCCGTCTACACGTTCAATGCGACTTTTGGAAATGCACCGGCTGCGTACATCGGAGCACGCACCCCCGATGCTCGCCCCAGAACATATCATGTCATGTCTGATAAAAATGTTCTT GTAGTTGCCGGTGTCACATGTGCTGGAGCCGATGCGAATTCATGTGATCATGTGGCTTATATGCCTCATCCCCCACCAAGCAGTG ATTGCTACACATATGATTACTACGACGATGATCATGTCAGTTATCTTCCAACTACCAGCCAATTCTTCACAGATATTCCAGGAACATGCTCCGTTGGACAAAAC atcacACGAACATTGAATGATGGAGTTTCTTACACGATCACCATCAAACCTCAAATGGAATCACCATTATGGTCGATCAAAACAACTAATGCCAATCAATTGGCAGTTGCTTTCCACAATGG AGGATCAAATATTCACATTGCTCGTTACTACGACGGAACAAAGTTCAACTCTCGTGGAGCATTCGCAGCAACGTCGCCATCGATGACTCAATTCCACAATTTGAACACACCATTTTTCACCAGAAACGCCAATGACactattgaaatttattgcaCTGTTCTATCATGTTCATCCATTACAATTGACGgagtgaaaattcaaatcacGGATACCAAAGTTGTTCAAAAGGTCGATGATATTTCATACTACATCTTTGTGAATACAATCGCCAATCCAGGATATCATCAAATCAGCTTGAAGCAACAAGGATCGTACGCATTCTTTGTCTACGGAAAGAATAAATTGTACTCATATGGATACGAAGGAGGAGCAAACA agCCAACCGTTGTCCTGGCCCCTCCGACAACTCCTGGACCAACATTTTATCCTGTCACTACTGTTTCCACAATGTCGCCTCCAACCACCGTTACAGTGCCG actaCACCTACTCCAGTTCCAACTACTACAAACACACCACCTGCAAATCCTACCACCGCCACCCCAACAACTGTTGGCACAAGTAAGCAAACCAATACCATATCACCACATCTATCTACTATCACTGGATCAATAGTCACATCAACCCCCACCATGGCCCCACAGACCTCAGCTAGTCCTACCACCACCCCAACTCACACCACTGCATCGCAACCCACCACAACTAAGCCTGTAGTAACTACTAATTCAGTGACTCCCTCGACTGGAACGACGACGGTACCAGTTCCAACAACCACCGGCTCACCCACTACTCAAACGACTGCTCCAGTAACAAAGCCGACCGTTCCGTCTTCTACTACTCAAACTGCACCTCCAGTGACAACACCTACTTCTCAGCCACCAGTTACAACGACTTCTCTTTTAACAACACTCACAACTCCAACAGTCCCCGTTACAACAACTGTAGTCCCAAGTAGCGCAACAGTACCTACCACGCCTCCAACTACTGTAACTGTAGCAGCTACAACTACCTCTAAGGCCCCCGTAGTAACAACTAGTCCTACCTTAGCCCCAACTTCGCCGACTAAATTGCCTACATCACCACCAAGTACCG tcgGAACTTCACCAACGGCTCCTGCAAATCTAACAACTCCAACGACTGCGCCAGTGAACCCAACTAGTTCAACAACTGCACCAACTGCTCCAGTGAACCCAACAAGCCCAACAACCGCACCTACAGTGCCTCCAGTCACAACAACTACGCCAACAACTACTACTAGCACCACGACCACGACGACAACTACAACCACGACGACTCAAACCACCCCGACAACTCCGGTGGTCACTACACCGTCCACAATAACACCAACAACTCGGCCTGTAACTCAACCTGCATCTCAACCAGCTACTCAACCTGCTACCACGCCGACAACAACCATCCCAACAACCACTCAATTCTCTTCCGCGGTTTCTGTGGCTCTTCCTGTTGTGCTTACCATGTTCTTTGCCCTCTTCTAA
- the sox-4 gene encoding Sex-determining region Y protein (Confirmed by transcript evidence) translates to MLSHPYASAFNLYSQARKTTPIAAASSVSCPIVSPNMDATQKLLAIMATVKSFEQVNDSDGLSSPSSPESPTESPNVISSVQASTIADIIGHYVNGNSIKDVVNSSQKSASQPRTAREPRIKRPMNAFMVWSQQRRQQIAATGQKFHNSDISKMLGAEWRKMEEHEKVPFVERAKQLREEHFNAHPDYVYRPRRRKRVEKSAGSVDSNSADEITKPVNVYNSSTYTNVFSQLFFKLLCDTHNKNQESQGFKITNNDQVIM, encoded by the exons ACAACGCCAATTGCTGCCGCCTCGTCAGTGAGTTGTCCAATTGTGAGCCCAAACATGGATGCTACACAAAAGCTTCTCGCCATCATGGCTACGGTTAAATCGTTTGAGCAAGTCAACGATTCAGATGGTTTGAGCTCACCAAGCTCTCCGGAGTCTCCGACCGAATCTCCAAACGTGATTTCATCTGTTCAAGCATCGACAATTGCTGACATAATCGGACATTATGTGAATGGAAACTCTATCAAAGATGTTGTGAATTCTTCACAAAAATCGGCTTCACAGCCCCGCACTGCACGCGAACCACGCATAAAAAGACCAATGAATGCTTTTATG GTGTGGTCGCAACAACGTCGCCAACAAATTGCAGCAACAGGACAGAAATTTCACAACTCTGACATTTCAAAGATGCTTGGAGCTGAGTGGCGAAAAATGGAGGAGCACGAGAAAGTTCCTTTTGTTGAGCGC GCAAAGCAACTCCGCGAAGAGCATTTCAATGCCCATCCAGACTACGTGTACAGACCAAGAAGAAGAAAGCGTGTCGAGAAGAGCGCTGGTAGTGTGGACAGCAACAGTGCGGATGAGATAACTAAACCTGTAAACGTTTATAATAGCAGCACATACACCAATGTATTCagtcaattgtttttcaagttGCTTTGTGATACCCATAATAAGAATCAAGAATCCCAAGGCTTCAAGATTACAAATAATGACCAAGTAATAATGTGA
- the sox-4 gene encoding Sex-determining region Y protein (Confirmed by transcript evidence) has protein sequence MDATQKLLAIMATVKSFEQVNDSDGLSSPSSPESPTESPNVISSVQASTIADIIGHYVNGNSIKDVVNSSQKSASQPRTAREPRIKRPMNAFMVWSQQRRQQIAATGQKFHNSDISKMLGAEWRKMEEHEKVPFVERAKQLREEHFNAHPDYVYRPRRRKRVEKSAGSVDSNSADEITKPVNVYNSSTYTNVFSQLFFKLLCDTHNKNQESQGFKITNNDQVIM, from the exons ATGGATGCTACACAAAAGCTTCTCGCCATCATGGCTACGGTTAAATCGTTTGAGCAAGTCAACGATTCAGATGGTTTGAGCTCACCAAGCTCTCCGGAGTCTCCGACCGAATCTCCAAACGTGATTTCATCTGTTCAAGCATCGACAATTGCTGACATAATCGGACATTATGTGAATGGAAACTCTATCAAAGATGTTGTGAATTCTTCACAAAAATCGGCTTCACAGCCCCGCACTGCACGCGAACCACGCATAAAAAGACCAATGAATGCTTTTATG GTGTGGTCGCAACAACGTCGCCAACAAATTGCAGCAACAGGACAGAAATTTCACAACTCTGACATTTCAAAGATGCTTGGAGCTGAGTGGCGAAAAATGGAGGAGCACGAGAAAGTTCCTTTTGTTGAGCGC GCAAAGCAACTCCGCGAAGAGCATTTCAATGCCCATCCAGACTACGTGTACAGACCAAGAAGAAGAAAGCGTGTCGAGAAGAGCGCTGGTAGTGTGGACAGCAACAGTGCGGATGAGATAACTAAACCTGTAAACGTTTATAATAGCAGCACATACACCAATGTATTCagtcaattgtttttcaagttGCTTTGTGATACCCATAATAAGAATCAAGAATCCCAAGGCTTCAAGATTACAAATAATGACCAAGTAATAATGTGA